A segment of the Allosaccharopolyspora coralli genome:
CGACCGCCTGCCGTCGCTGCCACGAGGCGTCCATGATCCCGGCCAGCTCCTGAACGTGGTGGCCGTACTCGTGCGCCAACTGTCCGAAGTAGACGCCTGCGGTGTCGCCGTGGCCCTCGATGTCGCGGTAGTAGGCGGCGGTCATGTAGATCGTGCCGTCGCAGTACAGCGCCGTCTGCGTCGGCGAGCGTGATCCGCACGGTGTTCGCACGTCGGAGGTGACGACCTCGACGTCGGCGGGACGGAACGGCAGGTTCGCGGTTTCGAGCACCGGCCGCCACGCCTCGTTGAGGCACGGCATCACCTGCTCGAGATACGCCTCCTGCCCCTCAGCGGTCGCGTCGAACTCGGGAAGGGGGCAGCGGACTTCAGGCGCACCTGTGGGCATCGCGTTGAGCGGGTTGTCCGCCAACGCGACGACCGGCGTTGCCGGTGCGGTGCTCGCCGAGTTCCCACCGTCGGACTGTTCCGGCGTCGCGGGCGGTGGCGCGACGGAGGTGAGAAGGGGCGGTGCCGTCCGGTTCTGCGGCGCCGGAGAGTGCACGCCGAACGCTGCGATCACCCCGACTGCGCCCACCAGGACGCACACACCCAGCAGGATCCGTCCACGGCGACGGCGGGACGGGGACGGCTCGTCACGGAACAGCGAACGCTGCGCGGCCCGGTGCGACGTCGGACGGTCGGCGGGCCCGCGGGAGCGACGTCCCGGCCGGTTCGGGTTCGCCATCGCCGAAACCGCCTCCCGTCTTGTGTCGATTGCGGCGCAGAGCGTACCGCGCCTTCGCTAGGGTTCGGGCCGTGTCGAACAAGCGCGTCCTGATCTCCGCCGTCGTCGGCATCGTCGCGACGATCTTCCTGTGCCTTCCCGTTGCCGCATCCGCACAGGAACTCCGCGGCGCCGCCTCGTCCCAGGTGGACGTCACGGTGGAGCGCGACGGCGCGCTGACGGTGACCGAGAAGATCACGGTGCCGCCAGGGCAGACAGCGCACCGCACCGTGCCCCTCCGCGAGCCTGCCGACGACGGTGCGCGGGAACGCGTGCACGGCGTGCGAGACATCAGCGTCGACGGGCCGGGAACCGGCGAGACCGACGGGGAGACGTTCAGGCTCTCGCTGGAACCCGGCGAATCGACCGTGACGTACGTCGTCGACGGGACGGTGGCGCCACTCGGCGAGGTCGACGAGGTGTCCTGGCAGGTCGCCGGTGGTTGGGACGTGCCGCTCGAGCAGGTCGGGATCGACTTCCGGGTACCGGCGCCCAGCGAGTCGATCATGTGCACCACCGGCTCGGTCGGAGCGGGGACACCCTGCGACGAGTTCCAGATCACCCACACCCAGGAGATCCGTGGCAGTGAGTCGGACCTGGCCCCGGGCGATCGGATCGACTTCACCGTCCAGCTACCCGCGGCAGCGGTACCGGCGAACGCCGTCTTCGAGGACACCTTCAGCCTCACCCGGGCGTTCTCGCTGACCCCGGCCAGCGGCGCCGGGCTCGCCGGAGCCGGACTGGCGCTCGTCGGCGGGTTCGGCGTCCTCTGGTACGTGCGGGGCAGGGACACCGCAGCGCTCGTCGCCGACGTCGACCCGGTCGACGTTCTCGTCGACGGCCCTGACGGCGTCACGTTCGCCTCGCCCGACGGTGTCCTGCCCGGCCAGGTCGGCACGGTCGTCGACGAGCACGTCGACGTCGTGGACGTGACCGCGACGATGCTCGACCTCGCGGTGCGCAACTACCTGTGGATCGAGGAGATTCCCGGCGAGCAGGGCTCGCGCGACTGGCGGATCGTCGGGCTCAATCCGCCGGACGAGTCGTTGCGGGACTACGAGCGCGCCGTCTACGAACTGCTGCTCGGCACCGGCGAGGGCCAGCGGGAAGTGTTGCTCTCGCACCTGCGCGCGGGCGAAGCGCTGGATCTCACCCGGGTCCGTGACGCGCTGTACGCCGACGTCGTCGACCACGGGTGGTTCACCCGCCGTCCGGACACCGAGCGAAACCTGTTCTGGTGGCTGGGCGTCGGACTCGGGATCGCGGGCGTCGTGCTCACCGTGCTGCTCGCGGCGACCTCGGCGCTGGCGTTGCTCGGTGTCGCCGTCGCGCTCGGCGGCGTCGCGCTCACGTTCGGTGCCGGGCTCATGCCCGCCCGCACCTCCCGTGGCAGCGCCGTCGTCGCCCAGGTGCGGGGCTTGCGGGACTACCTGCACTCCGCGACCGCGGACGCCCTGCCCGCCGGAGATCGCGAGGTGGTGTTCTCCCGGTCCCTGCCGTACGCCGTGGTGCTGGGCGAGACCGCACGCTGGCTCGCCGAGTTCGCCGAGCTGGATCCCGGCGCCGACGGGACTCCCGGCCTGTACTGGTACGGCGAGTACGTGACCGAGGCCGGGCACGTGGTTCCCGACCTGCGCCGGTTCCGGACTCACCTGCCGCTGCTGATCGACGCGATGGACGGGGTGCTGGCTCAGGCGGGACATCTGCGTTCGCTGCGGTGAGCCCCGCGCGCGTTCGGGTGGGTACCCAGCGTGACCGTGCCGGACGCACGTAGGCTGCACGCATGGCGGAACCGCAGTTGCATCGACTCACCCTGCCCAACGGGCTGCGCGTGGTGCTGGCGCCCGACGACGCACCGGGGCGGGCGCCGGTGGTCGGCGTCAGCGTCCACTACGACGTCGGGTTCCGGTCCGAGCCGGAAGGCCGCACCGGCTTCGCGCACCTCTTCGAACACCTCATGTTCCAGGGCAGCGAGAGCCTCGAGAAGCTCGCGCACTTCCGGCACGTGCAGGGCTCCGGCGGCATCTTCAACGGATCGACGCACCAGGACTACACCGACTACTTCCAGGTGCTGCCCTCGGCGGCGCTGGAACGTGCGCTGTTCCTCGAGGCCGACCGGATGCGGGCGCCGAAACTCACCGAGGAGAACCTCCGCAACCAGGTCGACGTGGTCAAGGAGGAGATCCGCCTCAACGTGCTCAACCGGCCCTACGGCGGGTTCCCGTGGATCCTGCTGCCGCCGGTGCTCTACGGCACGTTCGCCAACGCCCACAACGGCTACGGCGACTTCACCGACCTCGAAGAGGCCACCGTCGACGACTGCGCGGCGTTCTTCGACACCTTCTACGCACCGGGTAACGCGGTACTCACGATCACCGGTGATCTCGACGTCGAGCAGACCACGGAGCTCGTGCACCGCCACTTCGGCGACGTGCCCGCCCGCGCGGTCCGGGAGCGTCCGTCGTTCGCCGAACCGTTCCCGGAGCGGGAACTGCGGGGGCATCACGCCGATCCGCACGCGCCGCTGCCCGCCGTCGCGATCGGGCACCGGCTGCCCGACCCGGTCGGCGAGCTCGACGCGTACCTGGCGAACGTCGTGCTGGCCGCGGTGCTCACCGACGGCGACGCCTCCCGGTTGCAGCAGCGCATGGTCTACCGCGACCAGCTCGTCGTCGACGTCCACGCCGGCTGCGGTCTGATGGGGGCACCGCTCGACGCGCGGGACCCCGACACGTTCACGTTCACCGCGATCCACACCCCCGAGGTCGGCGCGGACCGGGTCGTCGGGGCCATCGACGAGGAACTCGACGCGCTCGCGTCCTCCGGGCCGACCGCAGAAGAACTGTCTCGGGTCACCGCCCGCTGGACGGCAGGCCTGCACCGGGAGAACGATCGGGTCGTCTCCCGCACCCTGGACCTCGGCAGTGCCGAACTGGTGCACGGCAAGGCCGAACTGATCTCCGAACTGCCGCGCCGCATCTCCGAGGTCACCGTCGAGCACGTCGCCGAGGCCGCCAAGGCCCTGCGCCCCGACGCCCGGGCCGTTCTCGAACTCGAACCCGCAGGCTCCGACTCGGCAGACTCGGCTGGAGGAACCGCATGACCGCCGCACACCGTACCGCCGAGGAGATCGGCCGCACCGAGGCCGGACCGCGCCCGCTGCCGCCGTTGGGTGAACCGCGCTCCTCCCAGCCACCGGCCACAGTGGACACGGTGCTCGGGAACGGGCTCCGCGTCGTCGCCGCCCGCCACGGCGCCGTTCCGATGGTCGAGCTCCGGCTGCGCATCCCGTTCGCCGGGGAGGACACGATGCACCCGGC
Coding sequences within it:
- a CDS encoding DUF2207 domain-containing protein — its product is MSNKRVLISAVVGIVATIFLCLPVAASAQELRGAASSQVDVTVERDGALTVTEKITVPPGQTAHRTVPLREPADDGARERVHGVRDISVDGPGTGETDGETFRLSLEPGESTVTYVVDGTVAPLGEVDEVSWQVAGGWDVPLEQVGIDFRVPAPSESIMCTTGSVGAGTPCDEFQITHTQEIRGSESDLAPGDRIDFTVQLPAAAVPANAVFEDTFSLTRAFSLTPASGAGLAGAGLALVGGFGVLWYVRGRDTAALVADVDPVDVLVDGPDGVTFASPDGVLPGQVGTVVDEHVDVVDVTATMLDLAVRNYLWIEEIPGEQGSRDWRIVGLNPPDESLRDYERAVYELLLGTGEGQREVLLSHLRAGEALDLTRVRDALYADVVDHGWFTRRPDTERNLFWWLGVGLGIAGVVLTVLLAATSALALLGVAVALGGVALTFGAGLMPARTSRGSAVVAQVRGLRDYLHSATADALPAGDREVVFSRSLPYAVVLGETARWLAEFAELDPGADGTPGLYWYGEYVTEAGHVVPDLRRFRTHLPLLIDAMDGVLAQAGHLRSLR
- a CDS encoding M16 family metallopeptidase: MAEPQLHRLTLPNGLRVVLAPDDAPGRAPVVGVSVHYDVGFRSEPEGRTGFAHLFEHLMFQGSESLEKLAHFRHVQGSGGIFNGSTHQDYTDYFQVLPSAALERALFLEADRMRAPKLTEENLRNQVDVVKEEIRLNVLNRPYGGFPWILLPPVLYGTFANAHNGYGDFTDLEEATVDDCAAFFDTFYAPGNAVLTITGDLDVEQTTELVHRHFGDVPARAVRERPSFAEPFPERELRGHHADPHAPLPAVAIGHRLPDPVGELDAYLANVVLAAVLTDGDASRLQQRMVYRDQLVVDVHAGCGLMGAPLDARDPDTFTFTAIHTPEVGADRVVGAIDEELDALASSGPTAEELSRVTARWTAGLHRENDRVVSRTLDLGSAELVHGKAELISELPRRISEVTVEHVAEAAKALRPDARAVLELEPAGSDSADSAGGTA
- a CDS encoding neutral zinc metallopeptidase, with amino-acid sequence MANPNRPGRRSRGPADRPTSHRAAQRSLFRDEPSPSRRRRGRILLGVCVLVGAVGVIAAFGVHSPAPQNRTAPPLLTSVAPPPATPEQSDGGNSASTAPATPVVALADNPLNAMPTGAPEVRCPLPEFDATAEGQEAYLEQVMPCLNEAWRPVLETANLPFRPADVEVVTSDVRTPCGSRSPTQTALYCDGTIYMTAAYYRDIEGHGDTAGVYFGQLAHEYGHHVQELAGIMDASWQRRQAVGMRTPDGFETARRFELQATCYGGMFLSSVTGGSVAASTLEEALRDSGTRGDYTDGRPPDHGRPDVNATWVQTGFDDNSASRCDTWSVDSARVR